From the Lathyrus oleraceus cultivar Zhongwan6 chromosome 4, CAAS_Psat_ZW6_1.0, whole genome shotgun sequence genome, one window contains:
- the LOC127135830 gene encoding extensin-like: protein MKRQREPSSKSKKAKKAKLGETSGSRPPVPLADSPSKFIPLSRSVKHKSIASSLPQTTSVYTSSETPPSTTRTSNTPSLKFNLATTTLPVSEAEMLNETTLPSSSSPSSPPYYILSSDNEPSDPQSPTLAQLQARALASQQPSQTEHEPEVTSPPHEQQNPPPSDQPQTPPFAQQPNPHPEQPIPSPSELQPNPQPEQTTPSPSDIPPPQSSATVITPIQNPDDTNQNPNEALFCMHAEDDEEKQDFNNRLKKLLEKPLIVKN from the exons atgaagagaCAACGGGAGCCTTCTAGCAAGTCCAAGAAGGCGAAGAAGGCAAAGTTGGGAGAAACTTCTGGGTCAAGACCTCCAGTCCCTCTGGCTGATTCTCCAAGTAAGTTTATACCTCTTTCCCGCTCTGTAAAACATAAGTCTATagcttcttctcttccccaaaccacTTCCGTCTACACCTCATCTGAAACACCCccctcaaccaccagaacctcAAACACACCATCTCTCAAATTCAACCTTGCAACCACTACACTACCCGTTTCTGAAGCAGAAATGTTGAACGAAACTACCTTACCATCATCATCCTCACCTTCATCCCCACCATACTATATTCTTTCATCTGACAACGAACCATCTGACCCCCAATCCCCCACTCTAGCTCAGCTTCAAGCtcgtgctctggcctctcaacagcCATCACAAACTGAACatgaacctgaagtcacttccCCACCCCATGAACAACAAAATCCACCTCCATCTGATCAACCTCAAACACCACCATTTGCACAACAACCTAATCCACATCCTGAACAACCAATACCCTCACCATCTGAACTTCAACCAAATCCTCAACCCGAACAAACAACACCATCTCCCTCTGATATTCCCCCGCCACAAAGCTCTGCTACCGTCATCACTCCTATTCAAAATCCAGATGACACCAACCAAAATCCAAACGAAGCTCTgt TTTGTATGCATGCAGAAGACGATGAAGAGAAACAAGACTTTAATAATAGACTAAAAAAACTATTAGAGAAACCACTGATAGTTAAAAACTAA